The following is a genomic window from Sedimenticola thiotaurini.
CGTCTGGCCAGCGCCGGAAGCAACATCCCACGCCGGTCTGAAAGTATAAACTTCCGGCGACTTCGGGTAAGGCCGGTGTAAATCAGTTCGCGGCTGAGTAGTGGCGAATCCCGCTCCGGCAGAACCAGCAGCACCCGGTCAAATTCCGAGCCCTGGCTCTTGTGTACCGTCATGGCAAAAGCCGTTTCATGGGGAGGCAGTCGCGCCGGACTGACCCAGCGGAGTCCGTCCGCGGTCTGAAAACAGACCTGCAGCAGGCCCGAATCGTGCGTCAACAGGATACCGATATCCCCATTGTAGAGTTTCAGGTTATGGTCATTCCGGGTAATCAACACCGGTCGCCCCGGATACCAGGTCACACCCCGATCGATCAGTCCGTCCTGCTCAAGGTGTTGACGAATCTCCTGATTCAGACCTGCAACACCGGCTGGCCCCGAGCGCAGAGCGCAAAGCACGCGAAAACTGTCGAAAGCGGCAAAAATCTCCCCAACCGCCGCCCCCCCGGCAATCCGCTGCAAATAGTCCCGATAGATGCCAGCGGCAAATGCTACCGGCTCCTCCTCCCGGTCCAGTTGTCGGACATCCGCCGGTTGGGCCTGGTCCAGTAACCGCCGCGCGGTCTCGCCATCCCCCCGGTTTACCGCCTCGGCCAGCTGTCCAATGCCGCTCTGACCACCAAAACGGTAACTGTGCCGCAATTGCACCACGGCGTCCGCCAGCGGATTCAGCGCCAGCCCCTCATCGGGCAGGATCTGGCCGGTCAACCGCTCTAGCCACTGTCGGCAATCCACTGTATAACCCGCCTGGTCTCCACAGATATCCCCCAACACCGCACCGGCCTCCACCGAAGCCAGTTGATTGCGGTCACCGAGCAGAATCAGTCGCGCGCCGACCGGCAACGCAGCCACCACCTTGGCCATCAGTGCCATATCCACCATTGATGCCTCGTCGATGACCAGAAGATCCACCGGCAGGGGATTGTGGGCATCATGCCTGAACTGGACCCGGTCGGGTCGACTCCCCATCAGCCGGTGCAGAGTCGTCGCCCGGGTCGGGATCGTCTCCAGCACTTCCGCCGGCATGGGCAACTGCTCCCGGGCTATCTGGATCGACTCCTGCAGGCGGGCAGCCGCTTTTCCGGTTGGCGCTGCCAAAGCGATGACCAACGGATTGGCCGCCTGCTGTTGCAGTAGTGCCAGAATCCGTACCACGGTACTGGTCTTACCAGTCCCCGGCCCCCCTGAAATAACGGCCAGTCGTTTCCTTACCGCAACGGCGGCAGCCACTTTCTGCCAGTCCACAACCAGATCCGGTTGCGGGGGAAACAGCAACCCCAGTCCCTGTTGCAGTTTCTCTTCATCGATCCCCCCCAGATCCTGCTGACTGCGTTGCCGCAGCAAATCGGACAGTTGCTGCTCGTAAGCCCAGTAGCGTTGCAGATACAGGCGCCCCGCCCGATCCAGGATCAGGGGTTTGAACTCACCGGGAGATCCAACAACCGGGGACTCCTGCAACAGAGTGACCCACTCTGCCCGACCCGGCAGGCTGATTGCATCCCCGTCGTCACCGATCTTGCGGTCACTCCACTGGTCAAGCGGCAAACAGACATCACCCGCACCGGTGACATGACTCGTCAGGGCGGCAGCAGTCAACAGTTCCGGGCACTGATCCCCGGCCAGCCGCCCTATCAACCGGGCAAAATGGAGATCCAGGTCGGTCAGCGGGAGCAGCGCTTTCAATCGCATCACCACATCGGGCAACCGGTTCATGCAGACACCTCCGTCCCGGCAAAATAGTCATCCAGCGCCTCGATCAGCCGCCTGGCGGGACGATCCCGGAAAATGCCGTAATCTGGCCCAGCTGTCGGCGAGATACCACGCAGAAACAGGTAGTAGATGCTGCCGAAATGGCGCTCATAGTCATAATCGGCAATCCGTTGGGCGAGATAGCGGTGCAGAGCCAGACTATAGAGCAGGTACTGCAGATAGTAACCGTCACGGGCGATGGCGGAGGCGAGATTAGCCTGACCGTAGTCTTCAATCTGATCACCCAGCCAGTTGGATTTGTAATCAAGGAGGTGATAACGCCCGTCATGGACAAAAATCAGATCCACGAAGCCCTTCAGGTATCCTTTGGTATCGGTAAACGAGAGGCGGCGAATCGCCTGCTCCAGGGCCTCCGACCCGGCGAACCCCTGCTCCATCAACAGCTTAGCCAGACCCGGCGCCTGGAGCCTGGCGACCGGGTAGTTAAACTCCATCTCCACCAGGCATTGCGCCTTGCTGAGCCGTCTGAGGCAGCGGTCACTGCCGGGTTCAAGGGGGGTATCGAGCACATCGTTGACCAGTTGGCAGACAACATCCTGCCACACCGGGTCGATGCCATAGGCAGCCAGCTGCTGCTGCACCAGATCCTGTAACTCGTCAAGCGTATGCCGATTGAATTCAAGCCGTTCAAAAATGGCATGCAGGCAACTTCCGGGATTGGCGCCCCGGGGAAAACTGAACCGATCCCGGCCGGTTGGCGGTTCACTGGTCAGCTCCATGGGCGACAGGATCTCGTCATGATCCGGCAGCTCAAAATGTTCACTGCCGGCGGCCAGGGCGGAGAAGCTGGTCACCGCGTTACCGCGACTGAGATATCGGTTGAATTGGCGAGCCTGCAACGCTTCCGCCACGTAAGGAGAGTGTCGCTCAACAGCAGTCGGCTCACTGGCCACTTCGGGCTCTTCCGGCTCCGTATCACAGGGGCTGATCAACACCTCGCCCGACAGTTGCTCACTCCAGGCCTGCAGTGGCCCCAGCAGAGCGGACTCGTCCAGGGACTTGAAATGGGTCGCCAGACTTTCCAGCCGATCCTGATCCTTCGCTTCCGCAGGGGCATCCAGGCCCATATCTTCCGGGGAGGGTGGCGGGTACAGCAGCCAGGCGAGTGGCGACGTCTCGGCACCATTCACCTTGCCCCAGGTGATGTAGCAGCGCTGTTCCGCCCGGGTGAGTGCCACATAGAGCAGTCGCAGACTTTCCGCCAGGGTCTCCGCCTGGCTCACCTGACAGGCGGCCGGCCAGTCAGGGGACCCCAGATCAAGCACCGCCTGGTTATCTTTACCCGGATCATGGAAGTGACACGCTTCATCGGAACGGATAGCGCGCGTTCCCCCATCCCACACAAAGGGACAGAACACCACCGGATACTGCAAACCCTTGCTCTTATGGATAGTGACAATCTGCACCAGATTGTCATCACTCTCCAGGCGCAGCTGGCGCTGCTCATCTTCCGGCATATCCCCGAGACGTAACTGGCTGAACCAGTTGATCTGCGCCTCCATACCGGCGGTGGTATCACGCTCCTGCTGATGGATCAGTTCGCTCAGGTGCAGGATATTGGTCAATCGCCGCTCACCATCGGGCAGACCCAGCAGTCGCTCGGTAACCCGGTACTCCCGCAGCAGGTGGCGGAACATGCGCATGAAACCGTGCGCTTGCCAGAGTTCATGGTAGACCTGGAACTGCTCCAGATAACCACCCAGTTGTGTTTCATCGCTGGCCAATCCGGCAATCTCATCCCCTGACACACCCAGCAGATCGGTCCCCAGGGCGGCGAAGACCAGTCCGTCCCGCTGCGGTTCCATAACCGCCCGCAACAACCGCTCCAGCTCGGTGGCTTCATGGGTTTTGAACACGTCCTCCTGGGCGCGCTGGACGCTGTAGATACCCCGCTCCGCCAGGGCATCCCGGATCATCCGGCCCTGCCGGTGGGTGCGTACCAGCACAGCAATATCTCCACCGACCAGGGCGCGCTCACCCAGGCGGGCGGCACTCACTCCCGGACCGAGCAGACGGGCGATCTCCCGGGCGGTCCAGGTTGCGGCGATCTGCGCAGCCTGCTCCTTGCTCTGTTTGCCAGGGATAAAACCAACTCTGAAGCAGGCCGGATCACCGGCCGGGTCAAGCAGTCGCGTCTGCTCTTTCGGCGCCGGCTTGGATACTTGGAACCCTATCTGCGGAAAAAGGAAACCGCCCTGGGGTTGGGCAAACAGGTGGTTAACCGCGTCGATCAAGGGGGCTACTGAGCGCCAGTTCACATCCAGGGTGTACCGGTTTCTGGCCTCCGCACTGGCCTTCAGATAGGCAAAAATATCCGCGCCCCGGAAGCTGTAGATGGCCTGTTTCGGATCCCCAACCAGGAACAGGATGCCAGGCCGCTCCACAAACAGTGTTTCAAAAATCTCGTATTGAACGGGATCGGTATCCTGAAACTCATCGATCAGGGCGGCGTTGTAGGTGCGCCGCACCGCATCCACCAGTGCCGCACCCCGATCCCCGCGCAGCGCCCCTTGCAGATTCAGCAACAGGTCGTCATAGGACTGCACCCGCAACTGCTGCTTGCGCCGGTACAGCTCTTCATTGACGTAGGGGATCAGTTCGCTAAGCAGTGCTACCCTGGCCTGCTCATAATGGGACTCCAGGGAGTTCAGTGCGCCCAGCAGCGTGTCACAGTGATCAAAAAAGGGATGGGTTGGTGCAACGCCACCTTTTTTCAGGGCCTTGGCCAATGCACCGCTGGTGAATTTTTCCAGCTCCGCGAATCGGGGGCCGGGACCGGGTTGCAGGAACTGATCCATCGCCAGCACCCACTTATCGATGGATGCCAGTCGATACTTCTGCCGGTTCAGCCCATCACTCTGTTTAAGCAGCGTAACGATCGCTTCACGCTGATCCAGCCAGAGTTGGCGAGCCACTTCAAAGTGGTTCAGAAAATCCCGCTCCAGCTCCGCCAGCCCCTCCGGCATCCCCTGACCCCGGATCTCCAGATAGGGCTTATTGATATTGCCCCTCAGTCCATCCGCCAGCTGGTCGGGAGTGATACCCCGATCCAGCAGATAACCGAGCAGACCGGAGGGGATATCCTGGATATGGCGACGCCAGAAATCATCCACCACCTCCTGAACCAGGGATCGTTCATCCAGCAACATCTCGGTTTGAAACGGCATACCGCTCTCAAAGGCGTTTTCTGACAGCAGCCGCTGACAGAAGCCGTGGATAGTGAAAATGGCAGCGCGATCAAAGCTGAGTATGGCCAGTGTCAGGCGCTGCAAACGGAGTTCCACGGTCGCAGGATCAGCCAGCAGAGCATCCCGGAACTCATCCGCCCCATCCATCTCCGCCGCCCGTTTGAGCGCCACCATGCGGGTTCGAATGCGCTCCCGTAATTCAGCGGTGGCCGCCTTGGTATAGGTGACCACCAGGATCTGCTCCACCGTCAGCCCCTGCTCCAGGATCAGGCGCAGATAGAGACCGGTGATGGTATAGGTCTTGCCGGTCCCGGCGCTCGCCTCGATCAGATTCATGCCATCGAGGGGGGTATCAAACAGGGCAAGTGGCTGCATATCAACTCACCTCCATGGCCAAAAGCAGCGGCAGGAAGACCTGCTCACTCACAGCCTCAAACCTTTCATCCAGCACCTCGCCATCGGGGAAGGCGAGCCGGTAGTAGGGATTGTCATACTCGGCGTATCCCTGGTAGCCGCCAAACCATCTGTCCCGGGCCCGTTTCAGTCCCGTTTCACGGGGCTTATCCTCTGCCAGTGCGTTGGCATAGGCCCGGGCACTGCGGGCAAACAGGGGTAACGGCCACTGAAGTCCCTGCCAGTAGAGATCCAGCAGCTCACCCAAACGGGCCTCTGCATCGACCACTGGATGAAGGGTCACCAACCCTTCACCACCGAGCCAGCGGGTGGTCGGCGCCACCCCTTCCGGAGCGGCGACATTCAACACCAGGTGCCTGATCCACAATGCAAGGAGTTGGCGATCGGGAATCTTCTCCAGTGAATAGCCGAGCAGACCGTCGGCAGAGACCTGTTCCAGCCGGCCAACCAGCCGCAGCGCCTGGTGATGGAAATCGACACTGATCACCCGGGTCTCCGCCGGGTAGAGTGGTTGCAACTGATCGGCCCATTGCCGGGCACGCTCAGCCAGGCGCTCAAAATGAACCTCTCCATGGGTGCCGTGGGGCAGGATGCCGCGGGCCCGCTCCACGCTCAGTTGCTGGGCCGGATCGCCCCCCTGCAATGCCCGCTGCACCAGCCGCTGGAACAGGTCACTGCGTTGAAAATAGTCCAGCTCAAAGGGATCCCGACTCTCCATCCCGGCCTGCTCATAGGCGATGGTGATACCGAGCCTGGCCGATAACAGATAACGCACCGGATTATCATAAAAACGGATCAGCTGGGTCAGCTCCACCTGCCGCCACTGCTCTTCCGGCTCCCCAAGCGGCTGCCGGATAAAACGACCCGGCTGACCCGTCGGTGCCAGCAGCGCCTTTGCCCCCTGGCAGTTGGCGGTATCAAAACTGAACAGTCCGGTGTCCGGTACGAAATAGCGTGGATTGAAGGGCTGTAACGGATGGCAGACACTCAACTCCTGGGACAGGGACCCGGGCTGATCCGTCCCATACCGGTCATCCAGATAATCCATCAATTCGCTTACCAACACCGAAGGTGGCAAGGGCGTGTTGTCCCGGATATCCCGGGCCACGTAGCTGAAATAGAGCAGATCCCGGGCCGAGATCAGGGTCTCCAGAAACAGGTAGCGGTCATCTGCCCGTCGTGACCGGTCACCCTGACGCCGATTGCCGGCCATCAGATCGAATCCCACCGGGCGCCGTTCCCGGGGGAAGCTGCCGTCGTTCATGCCGATCATGCAGATCACCCGGAATGGCAGTGCCCGCATCGGCGTGAGGGCACAGAAACTGACACCACCCCCCAGAAAACGCCCTCCCGACGGCGCGGCAAGCTGATCCTGTAACTGGGCGATCAACAGATCCCGGGAAAGCATGCCGCTATAACCGGCCAGTGCGGCAGTCTCGGCCAGCCGGGCAACACTGCTGCGCAGCAGCTGGACCAGGCGGGACTCCGCCTCATCGGGCTCGAAAAAGCGGTCGATCAGACTGTTCAGCCGTACCACCCAGTCCGCGGGTGAGGCATCCTCCCGCAGCAGTGGTTCCAGCTCAAACAGGGCCGTGACAAAACTGTATAGCCCCGCCAACAGCTGTGCATCACTCCCCTCCACCGCATCACAGGGCAGCAGGTCCTGGAACAGTTGTTCATCATCACCTGGCAGCGCGTACCCCAGCAACAGGCGGTCCAGTCCCTGTTGCCAGCTGTTCTGTCCGCACAAAGGCAGGCCCAGCGCCGCCCGCTCCGAGCCATCCCGCCCCCAGCGTATGACTACGGTTTCCAGCCATTGGCGAATTCGGGGCAGATCAGCCGCGGTCAGACCGAAGCGGCGATGCAGGATAGGCTGCTCCAGAAGGGCAAAAATCTCATCCACCGGATAACGGCCGCCCGGCTGGGCCAGCAGTTGCATAAACAGCGAAACAACGGGGGTTTCAGCAATCTGACTGCGATCCGACAGGGTATAGGGGATGTGGGTACGACCGACCGACTCACCAAACACCGCCTCGATGTAGGGTGCGTAGCTGTCCATATCCGGAGTCATCACCAGAATATCACTGGGCTGCAGGGTCTCGTCATCGGCCAGCAACGCCAGCAATTGATCGTGCAGCACCTCCACTTCACGCATGGGGCTGTGACAGAGATGGAACTGTAACGAGCGGTCTTCCCCATGCACCGGAGCATCATCGGGCCATTCATCCATCTCGGCGGCATGCAGGATGTCGCGCTGCAGTCGGTGCAGCAGACTCTCCCCGGATGGTTCAATGAACGCTTCAGTGGCACCCGGATCGTAATTCAGCAGCGACGCCAGGAAATCACTCCCCTGCCCGCCCATGGAGGCCAGCAGGGGATTACCCACCTCCAGATAGAGCCCCTGATCCGTGCTCTCCAGGGCACGCCGGCCACGCTCCTCCTCCGAGACCAGGTCCATCCAGTAACCTTCGGTCGGATTCAGGATAAACAGGTGGATGTCGAGCCAGCGGCCGGCAAGTTGGAGAATCTCCAGGTAGCCAGGTGACAGGGCATTCAGGGCAAACAGGCTGATCCGTTCCGGCAGGCGTTGCGGATCGATGGACCCATGCTCCACCATCCGGGCCAGGCGCTGCTGCAGATCGACCCAGTGTTCGGCAGATTGACTGGCCACCAGGTCGCGCCACAGTGCCGCCTGCCAATGGTCATCGGGCATCGCACTGCGGCCCTGCTGCCAACGGGTTATCCAGTCGGGCCGATAGACCAGATACTGATCAAAACAGTTGGCAATCTCGCCGGCAAGCTGAAACCGGGACAGCTCATCATCCGATTCCAGGTAACGGTGCAGCGGCTCAAACCCCTCTGTTGGCAGGCTTTGTGCCAGCCGCTCAAACAGCCACCACTGCATCAGCTCCGGTTTAAAACCATCCACCTCCGGCACATCGTCCAGCAATTGGCGCAGCAGCTGCCAGATGAAACCGGCGGGTAACGGGAATGTCACGTTGGCGCAGACGGAGAGACGTCGGGCCAATTGCAGGGAGAGCCAGCGTCCCATACCGGGATGCTGCACCACAATGGTTTCGGTCGCCAGCGGATCTGCCAATGGCTGGCGGAGGGTATCGGCCAGCAGGTCGGTCAGCTGTTCCAGTCGATTGCTATGGTAG
Proteins encoded in this region:
- the recD gene encoding exodeoxyribonuclease V subunit alpha, which gives rise to MNRLPDVVMRLKALLPLTDLDLHFARLIGRLAGDQCPELLTAAALTSHVTGAGDVCLPLDQWSDRKIGDDGDAISLPGRAEWVTLLQESPVVGSPGEFKPLILDRAGRLYLQRYWAYEQQLSDLLRQRSQQDLGGIDEEKLQQGLGLLFPPQPDLVVDWQKVAAAVAVRKRLAVISGGPGTGKTSTVVRILALLQQQAANPLVIALAAPTGKAAARLQESIQIAREQLPMPAEVLETIPTRATTLHRLMGSRPDRVQFRHDAHNPLPVDLLVIDEASMVDMALMAKVVAALPVGARLILLGDRNQLASVEAGAVLGDICGDQAGYTVDCRQWLERLTGQILPDEGLALNPLADAVVQLRHSYRFGGQSGIGQLAEAVNRGDGETARRLLDQAQPADVRQLDREEEPVAFAAGIYRDYLQRIAGGAAVGEIFAAFDSFRVLCALRSGPAGVAGLNQEIRQHLEQDGLIDRGVTWYPGRPVLITRNDHNLKLYNGDIGILLTHDSGLLQVCFQTADGLRWVSPARLPPHETAFAMTVHKSQGSEFDRVLLVLPERDSPLLSRELIYTGLTRSRRKFILSDRRGMLLPALARRTRRASGLREKLWGDENRGADVTAITVER
- the recB gene encoding exodeoxyribonuclease V subunit beta; translated protein: MQPLALFDTPLDGMNLIEASAGTGKTYTITGLYLRLILEQGLTVEQILVVTYTKAATAELRERIRTRMVALKRAAEMDGADEFRDALLADPATVELRLQRLTLAILSFDRAAIFTIHGFCQRLLSENAFESGMPFQTEMLLDERSLVQEVVDDFWRRHIQDIPSGLLGYLLDRGITPDQLADGLRGNINKPYLEIRGQGMPEGLAELERDFLNHFEVARQLWLDQREAIVTLLKQSDGLNRQKYRLASIDKWVLAMDQFLQPGPGPRFAELEKFTSGALAKALKKGGVAPTHPFFDHCDTLLGALNSLESHYEQARVALLSELIPYVNEELYRRKQQLRVQSYDDLLLNLQGALRGDRGAALVDAVRRTYNAALIDEFQDTDPVQYEIFETLFVERPGILFLVGDPKQAIYSFRGADIFAYLKASAEARNRYTLDVNWRSVAPLIDAVNHLFAQPQGGFLFPQIGFQVSKPAPKEQTRLLDPAGDPACFRVGFIPGKQSKEQAAQIAATWTAREIARLLGPGVSAARLGERALVGGDIAVLVRTHRQGRMIRDALAERGIYSVQRAQEDVFKTHEATELERLLRAVMEPQRDGLVFAALGTDLLGVSGDEIAGLASDETQLGGYLEQFQVYHELWQAHGFMRMFRHLLREYRVTERLLGLPDGERRLTNILHLSELIHQQERDTTAGMEAQINWFSQLRLGDMPEDEQRQLRLESDDNLVQIVTIHKSKGLQYPVVFCPFVWDGGTRAIRSDEACHFHDPGKDNQAVLDLGSPDWPAACQVSQAETLAESLRLLYVALTRAEQRCYITWGKVNGAETSPLAWLLYPPPSPEDMGLDAPAEAKDQDRLESLATHFKSLDESALLGPLQAWSEQLSGEVLISPCDTEPEEPEVASEPTAVERHSPYVAEALQARQFNRYLSRGNAVTSFSALAAGSEHFELPDHDEILSPMELTSEPPTGRDRFSFPRGANPGSCLHAIFERLEFNRHTLDELQDLVQQQLAAYGIDPVWQDVVCQLVNDVLDTPLEPGSDRCLRRLSKAQCLVEMEFNYPVARLQAPGLAKLLMEQGFAGSEALEQAIRRLSFTDTKGYLKGFVDLIFVHDGRYHLLDYKSNWLGDQIEDYGQANLASAIARDGYYLQYLLYSLALHRYLAQRIADYDYERHFGSIYYLFLRGISPTAGPDYGIFRDRPARRLIEALDDYFAGTEVSA
- the recC gene encoding exodeoxyribonuclease V subunit gamma, giving the protein MLHLYHSNRLEQLTDLLADTLRQPLADPLATETIVVQHPGMGRWLSLQLARRLSVCANVTFPLPAGFIWQLLRQLLDDVPEVDGFKPELMQWWLFERLAQSLPTEGFEPLHRYLESDDELSRFQLAGEIANCFDQYLVYRPDWITRWQQGRSAMPDDHWQAALWRDLVASQSAEHWVDLQQRLARMVEHGSIDPQRLPERISLFALNALSPGYLEILQLAGRWLDIHLFILNPTEGYWMDLVSEEERGRRALESTDQGLYLEVGNPLLASMGGQGSDFLASLLNYDPGATEAFIEPSGESLLHRLQRDILHAAEMDEWPDDAPVHGEDRSLQFHLCHSPMREVEVLHDQLLALLADDETLQPSDILVMTPDMDSYAPYIEAVFGESVGRTHIPYTLSDRSQIAETPVVSLFMQLLAQPGGRYPVDEIFALLEQPILHRRFGLTAADLPRIRQWLETVVIRWGRDGSERAALGLPLCGQNSWQQGLDRLLLGYALPGDDEQLFQDLLPCDAVEGSDAQLLAGLYSFVTALFELEPLLREDASPADWVVRLNSLIDRFFEPDEAESRLVQLLRSSVARLAETAALAGYSGMLSRDLLIAQLQDQLAAPSGGRFLGGGVSFCALTPMRALPFRVICMIGMNDGSFPRERRPVGFDLMAGNRRQGDRSRRADDRYLFLETLISARDLLYFSYVARDIRDNTPLPPSVLVSELMDYLDDRYGTDQPGSLSQELSVCHPLQPFNPRYFVPDTGLFSFDTANCQGAKALLAPTGQPGRFIRQPLGEPEEQWRQVELTQLIRFYDNPVRYLLSARLGITIAYEQAGMESRDPFELDYFQRSDLFQRLVQRALQGGDPAQQLSVERARGILPHGTHGEVHFERLAERARQWADQLQPLYPAETRVISVDFHHQALRLVGRLEQVSADGLLGYSLEKIPDRQLLALWIRHLVLNVAAPEGVAPTTRWLGGEGLVTLHPVVDAEARLGELLDLYWQGLQWPLPLFARSARAYANALAEDKPRETGLKRARDRWFGGYQGYAEYDNPYYRLAFPDGEVLDERFEAVSEQVFLPLLLAMEVS